A region from the Altererythrobacter sp. H2 genome encodes:
- a CDS encoding RDD family protein: MSAAYVDKRQRELVTPEGIALPFRIASRGARAGALILDMVILFMSALLVTLLLIYLASGLFSLDAEIDQAGAGEFLLVIWTLFWFFLWNGYFIVMELGPRGATFGKRAVGIRVAARDGGRLTAEAVLARNLLRDIELFLPLVLLMVAPSGDAGNAGMAATLWFLVFMLFPFFNRDALRAGDLVAGTWVVDAPRTRLADALSTQGAMRDHASAVTGAAYRFGAEELSIYGEYELQTLERVLREGRPEAMAAVHQAICRKIGWEPGAGDERAFLEAFYAQLRARLEGGMRFGKRKKDKHDDQ, from the coding sequence ATGAGCGCCGCTTACGTCGACAAGCGCCAGCGTGAGCTGGTCACCCCTGAAGGGATCGCACTGCCGTTCCGGATCGCCAGCCGGGGGGCCCGGGCCGGGGCGCTGATCCTCGACATGGTGATCCTGTTCATGTCAGCATTGCTGGTGACCCTGCTGCTGATCTACCTCGCCAGCGGGCTGTTCAGCCTCGACGCTGAGATCGACCAGGCCGGCGCGGGCGAATTCCTGCTGGTGATCTGGACCCTGTTCTGGTTCTTCCTGTGGAACGGCTATTTCATCGTCATGGAACTGGGCCCGCGCGGCGCAACCTTCGGCAAGCGCGCGGTCGGCATCCGGGTCGCCGCGCGTGACGGCGGACGGCTGACTGCCGAAGCCGTGCTGGCGCGCAACCTGCTGCGCGATATCGAACTGTTCCTGCCGCTGGTGCTGCTGATGGTCGCGCCGAGCGGCGACGCGGGCAACGCCGGGATGGCGGCAACGCTGTGGTTCCTCGTCTTCATGCTGTTCCCCTTCTTCAACCGCGACGCGTTGCGCGCTGGCGATCTAGTGGCGGGCACCTGGGTGGTCGATGCCCCGCGCACCCGGCTGGCCGATGCCCTGTCCACCCAGGGGGCCATGCGGGACCACGCCAGCGCCGTCACCGGCGCCGCCTACCGCTTCGGAGCCGAAGAGCTTTCGATCTACGGCGAGTACGAATTGCAGACGCTGGAGCGGGTCCTGCGCGAAGGCCGGCCGGAAGCCATGGCGGCAGTGCATCAGGCAATCTGCCGCAAGATCGGCTGGGAACCGGGCGCAGGCGACGAGCGTGCCTTCCTCGAGGCGTTCTACGCCCAGTTGCGCGCCCGGCTGGAAGGCGGCATGCGGTTCGGCAAGCGCAAGAAGGACAAGCACGATGACCAATGA
- the bla gene encoding class A beta-lactamase — protein MTNDEVLLGRRQLLAGAGAFSLAACVPVSPTIANRYALRLRIIEAGANGVLGASFHDTGTGETVSHNGFARFPHASSFKLSLAAMVLARDRAGVIDADRLVRWTRADLMSYSPFTTERLEQGATLRELARATQTTSDNAAANALLRELGGPEALTAFWRSLGDETSRLDRIEPELNLVPPGDLRDTTTPDAMARTVAALLYGPVLDAPRKAELRQWLIETRTGLDRVRAGLPPEWPAGDKTGTSLAPGMGSVYVDVGFVEPAGRAPITFAVYFRAAQQHLRMDPAALAAMAETGRVLAQFARG, from the coding sequence ATGACCAATGACGAGGTCTTGCTCGGCCGGCGCCAGTTGCTGGCGGGTGCGGGGGCATTCAGCCTCGCCGCCTGCGTGCCGGTGTCGCCCACGATCGCCAACCGCTATGCCCTGCGCCTGCGGATCATCGAGGCAGGCGCGAACGGCGTGCTGGGGGCGAGCTTCCATGACACCGGCACCGGCGAGACGGTGAGCCACAATGGTTTTGCCCGGTTTCCCCATGCGTCTTCGTTCAAGCTCTCACTGGCGGCCATGGTGCTGGCCCGCGACCGGGCCGGGGTGATCGACGCTGACCGGCTGGTGCGCTGGACCCGGGCCGACCTGATGTCATACTCGCCCTTCACCACCGAGAGGCTGGAGCAAGGGGCGACCTTGCGCGAACTGGCGCGGGCGACCCAGACGACCAGCGACAATGCCGCTGCCAACGCCCTGCTGCGCGAACTGGGCGGGCCGGAAGCGCTGACCGCGTTCTGGCGCAGCCTGGGTGACGAGACCAGCCGCCTCGACCGGATCGAGCCCGAGCTCAACCTGGTCCCGCCCGGCGATCTGCGCGACACGACCACGCCCGATGCCATGGCCCGCACCGTGGCCGCGCTGCTCTATGGCCCGGTGCTCGACGCCCCGCGCAAGGCGGAGCTGCGCCAGTGGCTGATCGAGACCCGCACTGGTCTGGACCGGGTCCGGGCAGGCCTGCCGCCGGAATGGCCCGCGGGCGACAAGACCGGCACCTCGCTCGCGCCGGGCATGGGCAGCGTCTATGTCGACGTCGGCTTCGTCGAACCGGCGGGCCGCGCACCGATTACCTTCGCGGTCTATTTCCGCGCGGCGCAGCAGCACCTGCGGATGGACCCGGCCGCGCTGGCGGCGATGGCGGAAACGGGCCGGGTGCTGGCGCAGTTCGCGCGGGGCTAG
- a CDS encoding isoaspartyl peptidase/L-asparaginase family protein: protein MNKTMNTGRTLLATILALFAAPAMAEEAAPEMPRWSLAIHGGAGTLDKTAMTPERRAEYEAALQAALDAGARVLAEGGSAIDAVKAAVIIMEDSPLFNAGKGAVFTWEGTNELDASIMDGRDRSAGAVAGVKTVKNPILLADTVRTQSEHVMLMGAGAEAFAVEKGFAVTPPEYFATPARREALERMKAKQLSALDVDHKFGTVGAVALDRQGNLAAATSTGGMTGKRWGRVGDAPIIGAGTYADNRSCAVSATGWGEYFIRVGVAHEICARLRARQEVLDVLAAGMETDPVVKTVEAQYFADAVMADVKQLGGDGGVILVTPEGYAIFSFNTSGMYRGRATSAGVNEVAIFGGEGKPSATPDH, encoded by the coding sequence ATGAACAAGACCATGAATACCGGCCGCACGCTGCTCGCCACCATCCTTGCCCTGTTCGCTGCGCCGGCCATGGCCGAGGAGGCCGCCCCTGAAATGCCCAGGTGGTCGCTCGCCATCCACGGCGGGGCGGGCACGCTCGACAAGACGGCGATGACGCCGGAACGCCGGGCCGAATACGAGGCTGCGCTGCAGGCCGCGCTCGATGCCGGGGCCAGGGTGCTGGCTGAAGGTGGCAGCGCGATCGATGCGGTCAAGGCGGCGGTCATCATCATGGAGGATTCGCCGCTGTTCAACGCCGGCAAGGGCGCGGTGTTTACCTGGGAGGGGACGAACGAACTCGACGCCTCGATCATGGACGGGCGCGACCGGAGTGCGGGCGCGGTGGCGGGGGTGAAGACGGTGAAGAATCCGATCCTGCTCGCCGACACGGTCCGCACCCAGAGCGAGCACGTGATGCTGATGGGTGCAGGCGCTGAGGCCTTCGCGGTGGAGAAGGGCTTTGCCGTGACCCCGCCCGAATACTTCGCCACCCCGGCGCGGCGCGAGGCGCTGGAGCGGATGAAGGCGAAGCAGCTCTCCGCGCTCGATGTCGATCACAAGTTCGGCACGGTCGGTGCGGTGGCGCTGGACAGACAAGGCAATCTTGCGGCGGCGACCTCGACCGGCGGGATGACCGGCAAGCGCTGGGGCCGGGTGGGCGATGCGCCGATCATTGGAGCTGGCACTTATGCCGACAACCGCAGCTGCGCAGTTTCGGCTACGGGGTGGGGCGAGTACTTCATCCGCGTGGGCGTGGCGCACGAAATCTGCGCGCGGCTGCGTGCCCGGCAGGAAGTGCTGGATGTCCTGGCGGCAGGGATGGAAACCGATCCGGTCGTCAAGACGGTTGAAGCCCAGTACTTCGCCGATGCTGTCATGGCCGATGTGAAGCAACTGGGCGGCGACGGCGGGGTGATCCTCGTCACGCCGGAAGGCTATGCGATCTTCAGCTTCAACACCAGCGGGATGTATCGCGGGCGGGCGACCAGCGCCGGCGTGAACGAAGTGGCGATCTTCGGCGGTGAGGGCAAGCCTTCGGCCACACCCGATCACTGA
- a CDS encoding GNAT family N-acetyltransferase, which translates to MNLRPVTSADVPALALLGRESFVAAFGHLYSEANLQTFLDMVYSDEAVRGEVEGGECIHQLADDGTRLLGFVKLRYPSWYADDSPTGVRDPIALGQLYTQPDVTGQGIGAALMDWAIAEARARGHDAIQLSVWAENFGGQRFYERYGFAKVAEIDFWVGDHRDDEFLYELRLG; encoded by the coding sequence ATGAACCTGCGCCCTGTTACCTCCGCCGACGTTCCCGCGCTCGCCCTGCTCGGGCGGGAGAGCTTCGTCGCCGCCTTCGGCCACCTCTATTCCGAGGCGAACCTCCAGACCTTCCTCGACATGGTCTATTCCGACGAGGCCGTGCGGGGCGAGGTGGAAGGCGGCGAATGCATCCATCAGCTGGCCGATGACGGCACCCGCCTGCTGGGTTTCGTCAAGCTGCGCTACCCGAGCTGGTATGCGGACGATTCGCCCACGGGCGTGCGCGATCCGATCGCGCTCGGCCAGCTCTACACCCAGCCTGATGTGACCGGGCAGGGCATCGGCGCCGCCCTGATGGACTGGGCCATTGCCGAGGCACGGGCGCGCGGTCATGATGCGATCCAGCTCTCGGTCTGGGCCGAGAACTTCGGCGGCCAGCGCTTCTACGAGCGTTACGGCTTTGCCAAAGTGGCCGAGATCGACTTCTGGGTCGGCGACCACCGCGATGACGAATTCCTCTACGAGCTGCGGCTCGGCTGA
- a CDS encoding SDR family NAD(P)-dependent oxidoreductase, whose amino-acid sequence MAGYGATTTADEVLAGIDLAGQTVFVTGGASGIGQEAARAMAARGARVVLAARDQAKLDAAADSIRAAVPGASVETIVVDLASLASVRACGAEAAQRFPVIDLLINNAGVMACPHGETADGFELQFGTNHLGHFLLTKYLAPLVEAGRGKRIVNLSSLAHHYDRVHFDDPNYRARPYDKWESYGQSKTANVLFSVGLQQRLAARGFDIFAVHPGGIATNLGRHLTEQDVAEMMARIQDRAGGSFSFKTIEQGAATTCWAATAPDLTGNGGVYCEDCHVAPVDDVDPRGGVRSYAVDPDAAEQLWTLSEELVGEAFSV is encoded by the coding sequence ATGGCCGGATACGGAGCAACCACCACTGCCGACGAAGTGCTGGCAGGCATCGACCTTGCCGGGCAGACCGTGTTCGTGACCGGCGGCGCCTCCGGCATCGGGCAGGAGGCGGCCCGCGCCATGGCAGCGCGCGGGGCACGGGTGGTGCTGGCGGCACGCGATCAGGCCAAGCTCGATGCCGCAGCGGACTCGATCCGCGCGGCGGTTCCGGGGGCCAGCGTGGAAACGATCGTGGTCGATCTCGCCTCGCTCGCCAGCGTGCGCGCCTGCGGGGCCGAAGCGGCACAGCGTTTTCCCGTGATTGACCTGCTGATCAACAATGCCGGGGTGATGGCCTGCCCCCACGGCGAGACGGCCGACGGCTTCGAGCTGCAGTTCGGCACCAATCACCTGGGCCATTTCCTGCTGACGAAATACCTGGCGCCGCTGGTCGAAGCGGGCCGGGGCAAGCGGATCGTGAATCTCTCCAGCCTCGCCCACCACTATGACCGGGTCCATTTCGACGATCCCAATTACCGCGCACGGCCCTACGACAAATGGGAAAGCTACGGCCAGTCGAAGACAGCCAACGTGCTGTTCTCGGTTGGCCTGCAGCAGCGGCTTGCAGCGCGCGGGTTCGATATCTTTGCGGTCCACCCGGGCGGAATCGCCACCAATCTCGGTCGCCACCTGACCGAACAGGATGTGGCGGAGATGATGGCCCGGATCCAGGACCGGGCCGGTGGCAGCTTCAGCTTCAAGACCATCGAGCAAGGCGCTGCCACGACCTGCTGGGCAGCAACAGCGCCGGACCTGACGGGCAACGGCGGGGTCTATTGCGAGGACTGCCACGTTGCGCCGGTTGACGATGTCGACCCGCGGGGCGGCGTCCGTTCCTACGCGGTAGATCCGGACGCGGCGGAGCAGCTCTGGACCCTGTCGGAAGAGCTGGTGGGCGAGGCGTTCAGCGTCTGA
- the ispG gene encoding flavodoxin-dependent (E)-4-hydroxy-3-methylbut-2-enyl-diphosphate synthase has translation MSEIRPWRTIMRRQSRQIMVGNVPVGGDAPITVQTMTNTPTEDAVATIDQIRRCEEAGADIIRVSCPTEESTASFRKIAKAAQVPLVADIHFHYKRALEAADAGAACLRINPGNIGSSQRVAEVVRAAKANGCAIRIGVNAGSLEKDLLEKYGEPCPEALIESALDHIKLLQDHDFHEYKVAVKASDVFLAVAAYHGLAETVDCPLHLGITEAGGLIGGTVKSSIGIGSLLWAGIGDTIRVSLSAEPEQEVKVGFEMLKALGLRTRGVRIVSCPSCSRQGFDVIRTVEALEKRLEHIKTPMSLSVLGCVVNGPGEARETDIGLTGGGAGKHMVYLRGVTDHHVQSEAMLDHIVRLVEDKAAEIERGEATAFDPHAAPAPAVAAE, from the coding sequence ATGAGCGAAATCCGCCCCTGGCGCACGATCATGCGCCGCCAGTCGCGCCAGATCATGGTCGGCAACGTGCCAGTGGGCGGCGACGCGCCGATCACGGTCCAGACCATGACCAACACCCCGACCGAAGACGCGGTGGCGACGATCGACCAGATCCGCCGCTGCGAGGAAGCCGGGGCGGACATCATCCGCGTCTCCTGCCCGACCGAGGAATCGACTGCCAGCTTCCGCAAGATCGCCAAGGCAGCGCAGGTGCCGCTCGTCGCCGACATCCACTTCCACTACAAGCGCGCGCTCGAAGCGGCTGACGCCGGTGCCGCCTGCCTGCGCATCAACCCGGGCAACATCGGCTCCTCGCAGCGGGTGGCGGAGGTCGTCCGCGCAGCCAAGGCCAACGGCTGCGCGATCCGCATCGGGGTCAATGCCGGCAGCCTCGAGAAGGACCTGCTGGAGAAGTACGGCGAGCCTTGCCCCGAGGCGCTGATCGAAAGTGCGCTCGACCACATCAAGCTGCTGCAGGACCACGACTTCCACGAGTACAAGGTGGCGGTGAAGGCGAGCGACGTGTTCCTCGCCGTCGCCGCCTATCATGGCCTCGCCGAAACCGTCGACTGCCCGCTGCACCTCGGCATCACCGAAGCGGGCGGGCTGATCGGCGGCACGGTCAAGTCGAGCATCGGCATCGGCAGCCTGCTGTGGGCGGGCATTGGCGATACCATCCGCGTCAGCCTCTCCGCCGAGCCGGAGCAGGAGGTCAAGGTCGGCTTCGAGATGCTGAAGGCCCTGGGCCTGCGCACCCGGGGGGTGCGGATTGTCTCCTGCCCCAGCTGCTCGCGCCAGGGCTTCGACGTGATCCGCACGGTCGAGGCGCTGGAGAAGCGGCTCGAGCACATCAAGACGCCGATGAGCCTCTCGGTGCTCGGCTGCGTGGTCAATGGCCCCGGCGAAGCGCGCGAGACCGACATCGGCCTGACCGGCGGCGGCGCGGGCAAGCACATGGTCTACCTTCGCGGAGTGACCGACCACCACGTGCAGAGCGAGGCCATGCTCGACCACATCGTCAGGCTGGTGGAGGACAAGGCCGCCGAGATCGAGCGCGGCGAAGCAACCGCCTTCGACCCCCATGCAGCGCCAGCACCTGCGGTAGCGGCTGAATGA
- a CDS encoding manganese efflux pump MntP: MFAVFLLALALAMDAFAVALTQGARFRPGWRGGAAIAGTFGLFQGIMPLIGWGIGAFALAYVAAVDHWIAFGLLAFLGVRMLRGSGSDDAEGAALTGLALLVAGIATSIDALAAGVTLPTLDVAPLTAGLVIGLVTLVLSGLGVMLGRRAGDRFGAWAERLGGVILIALGVKILAEHTGYL; this comes from the coding sequence ATGTTCGCTGTTTTCCTGCTTGCCCTCGCGCTGGCGATGGATGCCTTTGCCGTCGCCCTGACCCAGGGCGCGCGGTTCCGGCCGGGCTGGCGCGGCGGGGCGGCCATCGCGGGCACTTTCGGGCTGTTCCAGGGGATCATGCCGCTGATCGGCTGGGGGATCGGGGCCTTTGCGCTGGCCTATGTCGCGGCGGTGGACCACTGGATCGCGTTTGGGCTGCTCGCCTTCCTCGGGGTGCGGATGCTGCGGGGTTCAGGCAGCGATGACGCGGAGGGCGCGGCCCTGACCGGCTTGGCTCTGCTGGTTGCCGGCATTGCTACCAGCATCGACGCGCTGGCGGCGGGTGTGACCCTGCCCACCCTCGATGTCGCCCCGCTCACAGCCGGGCTGGTGATCGGGCTGGTCACGCTGGTGCTGAGCGGCCTCGGCGTCATGTTGGGGCGCAGGGCAGGCGACCGGTTCGGGGCGTGGGCAGAGCGGCTTGGCGGAGTGATCCTGATCGCGCTCGGCGTGAAGATCCTCGCCGAACACACCGGATACCTGTGA
- a CDS encoding histone deacetylase family protein — translation MLHVVHHVDYAPPAPARGTFRFDKYRLVMEELRSSGIPLTEHAPEPMPRRWLEAVHCPIYVDEVFRAAVPPDKERRIGFPVTERIAARVQHTNGGTYLAARLAMAHGYAANSAAGSHHALHDTGAGYCVLNDLAVAANRLLAEGHARRVLVVDLDVHQGDGTASLLAGREDVFTFSMHADKNFPVRKARSSLDVALPDGMDDAAYLAELARHLPALLDRFAPDMVLYQAGVDPHADDKLGRLALSGSGLATRDCMVLGEARGRGIPVASALGGGYGADVRAVAARHAASMIAMARENARHPAPTFKDTA, via the coding sequence ATGTTGCACGTCGTCCACCATGTCGATTACGCCCCGCCCGCACCTGCACGCGGCACCTTCCGGTTCGACAAGTACCGGCTGGTAATGGAGGAACTGCGCAGCAGCGGCATCCCGCTGACCGAACACGCGCCTGAGCCAATGCCGCGCCGCTGGCTGGAGGCAGTCCATTGCCCCATCTACGTGGATGAGGTGTTCCGCGCTGCCGTGCCGCCGGACAAGGAACGCCGGATCGGCTTTCCGGTGACAGAGCGGATCGCGGCGCGGGTGCAGCACACCAACGGCGGGACATACCTCGCCGCGCGCCTCGCCATGGCGCACGGCTATGCCGCCAACAGCGCGGCGGGCAGCCACCATGCGCTGCACGATACCGGCGCGGGCTATTGCGTGCTCAACGATCTGGCCGTCGCCGCCAACCGTCTGCTCGCTGAAGGCCACGCGCGGCGCGTGCTGGTGGTCGATCTCGACGTCCACCAGGGTGACGGGACCGCCAGCCTGCTCGCGGGGCGGGAGGACGTGTTCACCTTCTCGATGCACGCGGACAAGAACTTCCCCGTGCGCAAGGCCCGCTCCAGCCTCGATGTCGCCCTGCCCGACGGCATGGATGACGCGGCTTACCTCGCGGAACTGGCGCGGCACCTGCCCGCGCTGCTTGACCGGTTTGCGCCCGACATGGTGCTCTACCAGGCCGGGGTTGACCCCCATGCCGACGACAAGCTGGGCCGCCTCGCGCTCAGTGGCAGCGGGCTGGCAACGCGCGATTGCATGGTGCTAGGCGAGGCCCGCGGGCGCGGCATTCCGGTCGCCAGCGCCCTCGGCGGCGGCTATGGCGCAGACGTCCGCGCGGTCGCGGCCCGCCACGCCGCCTCGATGATTGCCATGGCCCGCGAGAACGCCCGCCACCCTGCCCCCACGTTCAAGGACACTGCATGA
- a CDS encoding thioredoxin family protein — MTRLLLLLGALALAGCATTGAPKTGHPEARSYNAAPDAVAAVDAALVRAAERGTRVLVVFGANWCHDSRALAGWLETPRFAALVAERYELVFVNVGMPQTGDGHNLGLARRFGLDAVPGTPAVLVLRSDGRALNLDSAASWRNAASRSEEAIFAELLALADQV; from the coding sequence ATGACCCGCCTGCTCCTGCTGCTCGGCGCTCTGGCGCTGGCCGGATGTGCCACCACCGGCGCACCCAAAACCGGTCATCCGGAAGCCCGATCCTACAATGCCGCACCTGATGCCGTGGCGGCGGTCGATGCCGCGCTTGTCCGCGCAGCCGAGCGCGGCACGCGGGTGCTGGTCGTGTTCGGCGCGAACTGGTGCCATGACAGCCGCGCGCTGGCCGGATGGCTGGAAACGCCGCGCTTTGCCGCGCTGGTGGCGGAGCGGTACGAGCTGGTGTTCGTCAATGTCGGGATGCCGCAGACGGGCGACGGGCATAACCTTGGCCTGGCACGCCGGTTCGGGCTGGATGCCGTGCCCGGAACCCCTGCAGTGCTGGTGCTGCGGAGCGATGGCCGCGCGCTCAACCTGGATAGCGCCGCTTCATGGCGCAACGCCGCCAGCCGCAGCGAAGAGGCGATCTTCGCCGAGCTCCTGGCGCTGGCAGACCAGGTCTGA
- a CDS encoding murein L,D-transpeptidase catalytic domain-containing protein encodes MNRRDLLKGTLATGAALTLPAAVPAMARGGLARDAKLVEIAKQAQQRAGDLVWRHDVVGIADFGLASTEPRMHLVYLDAGRIDSYLVSHGDGSDPEHDGWLNWFSNDHDSHCTSEGTYMTYSWYVGRFGTSMRLEGLDPTNNNALDRAIVMHPARYSERSHLDKWGKLGRSNGCFAMGFDDFQRALVDLGGGRVLHAGRFGLTPDGSIAARPVQQLGELRALMPNPARGGDILQAGSY; translated from the coding sequence ATGAACAGACGCGATCTCCTCAAGGGCACCCTTGCCACCGGCGCAGCACTGACGCTGCCTGCCGCCGTGCCTGCCATGGCGCGCGGCGGGCTGGCGCGGGATGCAAAGCTGGTCGAGATCGCAAAACAGGCGCAGCAGCGGGCGGGCGACCTGGTGTGGCGGCATGACGTGGTCGGCATTGCCGACTTCGGCCTCGCCAGTACCGAGCCTCGGATGCACCTGGTCTATCTCGACGCGGGGCGGATCGATTCCTACCTTGTCAGCCATGGTGACGGGTCGGACCCGGAGCATGACGGCTGGCTCAACTGGTTCTCCAACGACCACGATTCGCACTGTACCAGCGAAGGCACCTACATGACCTACAGCTGGTATGTCGGGCGGTTCGGCACCTCGATGCGTCTGGAAGGGCTCGATCCCACCAACAACAATGCGCTCGACCGGGCCATCGTGATGCACCCGGCGCGCTATTCGGAGCGTTCGCACCTCGACAAATGGGGCAAGCTCGGGCGCTCCAACGGCTGCTTCGCCATGGGCTTCGATGACTTCCAGCGCGCACTGGTCGACCTCGGCGGCGGGCGCGTGCTCCATGCAGGCCGGTTCGGGCTTACCCCCGATGGTTCGATAGCGGCCCGCCCGGTCCAGCAGCTGGGCGAATTGCGAGCGCTGATGCCCAATCCTGCGCGCGGGGGCGATATCCTCCAGGCAGGGTCTTACTGA
- a CDS encoding L,D-transpeptidase family protein — translation MSFAAPIRLSLMWTAALAVPAAALAQSVPTNLLPPERAIVQQPVEADSDAVAAPQQPQVQPTQVQPLPAPAPEPVLQSWTAEQAAALLALAEGIKAEGLDPADYNLPALRAAMAAGQGIALDREAARVFAWLIEDMRDGRTPMSHRKQWFVMDPDADRMPTGRLMAEALASGDFAAVLQSVAPVHPDYARLREALAATPASDGAKRKLIRANMDRWRWLARDLGSQYLMTNVPEFQLRLTVKDKIVRTYRTIVGKPGRQATPQLAESVEGVIFNPTWTVPQSIVKGEGLGARVLGNPAWAKRAGYTATRGANGFVTVVQQPGPGNSLGFMKLDMPNRHAIFLHDTPNRNLFASANRALSHGCVRTERATELAITLSILQAGLTADEGVATLKSGKYTRVPFTKKMPVYITYFTYGTDIDGTLRSFGDIYGRDAPVLASLDAPRVADRPRVTDEEVIEILDDPRA, via the coding sequence ATGTCTTTCGCCGCACCTATCCGCCTTTCCCTGATGTGGACGGCCGCGCTCGCCGTGCCTGCGGCTGCGCTGGCTCAAAGCGTACCGACCAACCTCCTGCCGCCCGAGCGGGCGATCGTGCAGCAGCCGGTGGAGGCAGACAGCGACGCGGTGGCGGCGCCCCAACAGCCGCAGGTTCAGCCCACCCAGGTCCAGCCACTGCCCGCACCGGCGCCGGAACCGGTGCTGCAAAGCTGGACGGCCGAACAGGCGGCTGCCCTGCTCGCCCTTGCCGAAGGCATCAAGGCTGAAGGGCTGGACCCGGCCGACTACAACCTGCCCGCCCTGCGCGCCGCAATGGCGGCCGGGCAGGGCATCGCGCTTGACCGCGAGGCGGCCAGGGTATTCGCCTGGCTGATCGAGGACATGCGAGACGGTCGCACGCCGATGTCGCACCGCAAGCAATGGTTCGTGATGGACCCGGATGCGGACCGGATGCCGACCGGGCGCCTGATGGCCGAAGCGCTTGCCTCGGGCGATTTTGCCGCCGTGCTGCAGTCGGTTGCGCCGGTCCATCCTGACTACGCGCGCCTGCGCGAAGCGCTTGCCGCCACTCCGGCCAGTGACGGTGCCAAGCGCAAGCTGATCCGCGCCAACATGGACCGCTGGCGCTGGCTGGCGCGCGATCTCGGCTCGCAGTACCTGATGACCAACGTGCCGGAGTTCCAGCTGCGCCTGACGGTCAAAGACAAGATCGTGCGGACCTATCGCACCATCGTCGGCAAGCCGGGGCGGCAGGCAACGCCGCAGCTGGCCGAATCGGTAGAGGGCGTGATCTTCAACCCCACCTGGACCGTGCCGCAGTCCATCGTGAAGGGCGAAGGGCTGGGCGCGCGCGTGCTGGGCAACCCAGCCTGGGCGAAAAGAGCCGGATATACCGCTACCCGGGGCGCTAACGGTTTTGTCACCGTGGTCCAGCAGCCGGGCCCGGGCAATTCACTGGGCTTCATGAAGCTCGACATGCCCAACCGGCACGCGATCTTCCTGCACGACACGCCCAACCGCAACCTGTTCGCGTCCGCCAACCGGGCATTGAGCCATGGCTGCGTGCGGACCGAGCGGGCGACCGAGCTGGCGATCACGCTCTCGATCCTGCAGGCCGGGCTGACGGCGGACGAAGGCGTCGCCACGCTGAAATCGGGCAAGTACACCCGCGTTCCCTTCACCAAGAAGATGCCGGTCTACATCACCTATTTCACCTACGGCACCGACATTGACGGGACCTTGCGCAGCTTCGGCGACATCTACGGGCGCGATGCGCCGGTGCTCGCCTCGCTCGACGCGCCGCGGGTGGCTGACCGCCCGCGAGTGACCGACGAAGAAGTGATCGAGATCCTGGACGATCCCCGCGCCTGA
- a CDS encoding DMT family transporter: MNSRSALAPVLATVIGIGLFSAMDAYMKGAALAVGAYSAVLLRNVAGTLLVLPWWLWNGRQIPARATLRVHVKRSAVVAVMALAFFFSLTRLPLAEAIALSFIAPLIALYLAALLLGETVERKAVIGAVLGLGGVVVIVGSKLGRETLTEDMLVGLAALLFSALLYAWNLVIQREQALIAGPGEVAFFQSGLVALALLPGAPFLLQWPDQAALVQIGTGAVLAVGALLTLTWAYARAEAQVLVPVEYTGFLWAALFGWLMFAEPLTGGTVAGTVLIVIGCWIATRKRPEQSAL; this comes from the coding sequence ATGAACAGCCGCAGCGCATTGGCCCCGGTCCTGGCGACCGTGATCGGTATCGGCCTGTTCTCGGCGATGGACGCCTACATGAAGGGCGCCGCGCTGGCGGTCGGTGCCTACAGCGCCGTTCTGCTGCGCAATGTGGCCGGTACCCTGCTGGTGCTGCCCTGGTGGCTGTGGAACGGGCGGCAGATACCGGCGCGCGCCACCTTGCGGGTCCATGTGAAGCGGAGCGCGGTTGTCGCCGTCATGGCGCTGGCCTTCTTCTTCTCGCTGACCCGCCTGCCGCTGGCCGAAGCCATCGCCCTGTCGTTCATCGCCCCGCTGATCGCGCTTTACCTCGCCGCGCTGCTGCTGGGCGAGACCGTCGAGCGCAAGGCGGTGATCGGCGCCGTTCTCGGGCTGGGCGGGGTGGTGGTGATCGTCGGCAGCAAGCTGGGGCGCGAGACCCTGACCGAAGACATGCTGGTCGGCCTTGCCGCCCTGCTGTTTTCCGCCCTGCTCTATGCCTGGAACCTGGTGATCCAGCGCGAGCAGGCGCTGATTGCCGGACCGGGCGAGGTGGCCTTCTTTCAGAGCGGACTGGTGGCCCTTGCCCTGCTGCCGGGGGCGCCATTCCTGCTGCAATGGCCGGATCAGGCGGCGCTGGTGCAGATCGGGACCGGGGCCGTGCTGGCAGTCGGCGCGCTGCTGACCCTGACCTGGGCCTATGCGCGGGCCGAGGCGCAAGTGCTGGTTCCGGTCGAATACACCGGCTTCCTGTGGGCCGCGCTGTTCGGCTGGCTGATGTTCGCCGAGCCGCTGACCGGCGGCACAGTGGCCGGGACCGTCCTGATCGTGATTGGCTGCTGGATCGCCACCCGCAAGCGCCCGGAACAGAGCGCGCTCTAG